The Vicia villosa cultivar HV-30 ecotype Madison, WI linkage group LG1, Vvil1.0, whole genome shotgun sequence genome includes a region encoding these proteins:
- the LOC131644494 gene encoding uncharacterized protein LOC131644494 isoform X2, with protein sequence MDKKWMNANRLSKEYENGVLEFVKFAVEHVKDAGRMKCPCLGCCYGGRVDADGLKSHLLTHGIDRSYKCWIYHGEKINENVEPVEKSNTTTYAPDDNDTDTYDCDRVEEIAEALEEDLKDCPKRFERLVSDAEKPLYKGCSKFTRLSALTRESSSETFVPPHVSWKEARVGKDGVVKEDVQKVFEKCETLSQSISPDEDNDCRSILSRALDIPEYSGRVRGKGFGITPTSLKMKKQKAPSNRELQETLYALQAEVRELKREKELREQASGCKATSDKGSISCNFQPDLPEGISPCQLYLSSPTYRMVGKGKVHNTLGELLHTRPFPTGCLKVSVDTALEKDALLPHPDDFSDATLVGDAIGSFVAWPSSLISVDDETPTKSKAKDKEPPRKIESVASIKETEE encoded by the exons ATGGATAAAAAATGGATGAATGCCAATCGATTGTCAAAAGAGTACGAGAATGGGGTattggaattcgttaagtttgctgTTGAACACGTCAAAGACGCCGGTCGAATGAAATGTCCTTGTTTGGGTTGTTGTTATGGGGGTCGGGTTGATGCAGATGGATTGAAATCGCATTTACTGACGCATGGGATTGATCGAAGTTATAAGTGTTGGATATATCATGGTGAGAAAATTAACGAGAATGTTGAACCGGTGGAGAAAAGTAATACGACGACCTATGCTCCAGACGACAATGACACGGAtacatacgattgtgatcgagtcgaagagattgcagaagcactTGAAGAAGATCTTAAGGACTGTCCCAAAaggtttgagaggttggtaagcgatgcagagaaaccgctGTATAAAGGTTGCAGTAAATTCACAAGACTGTCTGCG TTAACAAGGGAGAGTAGTTCTGAAACATTTGTTCCACCACATGTTTCGTGGAAGGAAGCCCGTGTGGGAAAGGATGGAGTTGTCAAAGAAGATGttcaaaaagtttttgaaaaatgc GAGACTTTATCTCAGTCTATATCTCCAGATGAAGACAATGATTGCAGGAGCATACTTAGTCGCGCATTAGATATTCCTGAATATTCTGGCCGAGTGAGGGGTAAGGGATTTGGAATCACTCCAACATCCTTGAAGATGAAAAAACAGAAGGCTCCTAGCAATAGAGAATTGCAGGAAACCTTGTATGCACTACAAGCTGAAGTCCGCGAATTGAAAAGGGAAAAAGAATTAAGAGAGCAAGCTTCAGGTTGTAAAGCTACTAGTGACAAAGGTAGTATCAGTTGTAATTTTCAACCGGATCTTCCAGag GGCATTTCACCTTGTCAACtctacttatcgtcaccgacttATCGGATGGTTGGAAAGGGAAAAGTGCATAACACTTTAGGAGAATTACTTCACACTAGACCGTTCCCTACTGGCTGTTTGAAAGTATCAGTTGACACTGCTTTAGAGAAGGATGCGTTATTACCGCATCCTGACGATTTTTCGGATGCCACATTGGTGGGAGATGCAATAGGTTCGTTTGTTGCATGGCCGTCAAGCCTAATTAGTGTAGATGATGAG ACTCCAACAAAATCCAAAGCAAAAGACAAGGAGCCTCCACGGAAAATCGAGTCAGTTGCATCAATAAAAGAG ACTGAGGAGTAG
- the LOC131644494 gene encoding uncharacterized protein LOC131644494 isoform X4, producing MDKKWMNANRLSKEYENGVLEFVKFAVEHVKDAGRMKCPCLGCCYGGRVDADGLKSHLLTHGIDRSYKCWIYHGEKINENVEPVEKSNTTTYAPDDNDTDTYDCDRVEEIAEALEEDLKDCPKRFERLVSDAEKPLYKGCSKFTRLSALTRESSSETFVPPHVSWKEARVGKDGVVKEDVQKVFEKCETLSQSISPDEDNDCRSILSRALDIPEYSGRVRGKGFGITPTSLKMKKQKAPSNRELQETLYALQAEVRELKREKELREQASGCKATSDKGSISCNFQPDLPEGISPCQLYLSSPTYRMVGKGKVHNTLGELLHTRPFPTGCLKVSVDTALEKDALLPHPDDFSDATLVGDAIGSFVAWPSSLISVDDETPTKSKAKDKEPPRKIESVASIKEIW from the exons ATGGATAAAAAATGGATGAATGCCAATCGATTGTCAAAAGAGTACGAGAATGGGGTattggaattcgttaagtttgctgTTGAACACGTCAAAGACGCCGGTCGAATGAAATGTCCTTGTTTGGGTTGTTGTTATGGGGGTCGGGTTGATGCAGATGGATTGAAATCGCATTTACTGACGCATGGGATTGATCGAAGTTATAAGTGTTGGATATATCATGGTGAGAAAATTAACGAGAATGTTGAACCGGTGGAGAAAAGTAATACGACGACCTATGCTCCAGACGACAATGACACGGAtacatacgattgtgatcgagtcgaagagattgcagaagcactTGAAGAAGATCTTAAGGACTGTCCCAAAaggtttgagaggttggtaagcgatgcagagaaaccgctGTATAAAGGTTGCAGTAAATTCACAAGACTGTCTGCG TTAACAAGGGAGAGTAGTTCTGAAACATTTGTTCCACCACATGTTTCGTGGAAGGAAGCCCGTGTGGGAAAGGATGGAGTTGTCAAAGAAGATGttcaaaaagtttttgaaaaatgc GAGACTTTATCTCAGTCTATATCTCCAGATGAAGACAATGATTGCAGGAGCATACTTAGTCGCGCATTAGATATTCCTGAATATTCTGGCCGAGTGAGGGGTAAGGGATTTGGAATCACTCCAACATCCTTGAAGATGAAAAAACAGAAGGCTCCTAGCAATAGAGAATTGCAGGAAACCTTGTATGCACTACAAGCTGAAGTCCGCGAATTGAAAAGGGAAAAAGAATTAAGAGAGCAAGCTTCAGGTTGTAAAGCTACTAGTGACAAAGGTAGTATCAGTTGTAATTTTCAACCGGATCTTCCAGag GGCATTTCACCTTGTCAACtctacttatcgtcaccgacttATCGGATGGTTGGAAAGGGAAAAGTGCATAACACTTTAGGAGAATTACTTCACACTAGACCGTTCCCTACTGGCTGTTTGAAAGTATCAGTTGACACTGCTTTAGAGAAGGATGCGTTATTACCGCATCCTGACGATTTTTCGGATGCCACATTGGTGGGAGATGCAATAGGTTCGTTTGTTGCATGGCCGTCAAGCCTAATTAGTGTAGATGATGAG ACTCCAACAAAATCCAAAGCAAAAGACAAGGAGCCTCCACGGAAAATCGAGTCAGTTGCATCAATAAAAGAG ATATGGTAA
- the LOC131644494 gene encoding uncharacterized protein LOC131644494 isoform X1 — protein sequence MDKKWMNANRLSKEYENGVLEFVKFAVEHVKDAGRMKCPCLGCCYGGRVDADGLKSHLLTHGIDRSYKCWIYHGEKINENVEPVEKSNTTTYAPDDNDTDTYDCDRVEEIAEALEEDLKDCPKRFERLVSDAEKPLYKGCSKFTRLSALTRESSSETFVPPHVSWKEARVGKDGVVKEDVQKVFEKCETLSQSISPDEDNDCRSILSRALDIPEYSGRVRGKGFGITPTSLKMKKQKAPSNRELQETLYALQAEVRELKREKELREQASGCKATSDKGSISCNFQPDLPEGISPCQLYLSSPTYRMVGKGKVHNTLGELLHTRPFPTGCLKVSVDTALEKDALLPHPDDFSDATLVGDAIGSFVAWPSSLISVDDETPTKSKAKDKEPPRKIESVASIKEEIVE from the exons ATGGATAAAAAATGGATGAATGCCAATCGATTGTCAAAAGAGTACGAGAATGGGGTattggaattcgttaagtttgctgTTGAACACGTCAAAGACGCCGGTCGAATGAAATGTCCTTGTTTGGGTTGTTGTTATGGGGGTCGGGTTGATGCAGATGGATTGAAATCGCATTTACTGACGCATGGGATTGATCGAAGTTATAAGTGTTGGATATATCATGGTGAGAAAATTAACGAGAATGTTGAACCGGTGGAGAAAAGTAATACGACGACCTATGCTCCAGACGACAATGACACGGAtacatacgattgtgatcgagtcgaagagattgcagaagcactTGAAGAAGATCTTAAGGACTGTCCCAAAaggtttgagaggttggtaagcgatgcagagaaaccgctGTATAAAGGTTGCAGTAAATTCACAAGACTGTCTGCG TTAACAAGGGAGAGTAGTTCTGAAACATTTGTTCCACCACATGTTTCGTGGAAGGAAGCCCGTGTGGGAAAGGATGGAGTTGTCAAAGAAGATGttcaaaaagtttttgaaaaatgc GAGACTTTATCTCAGTCTATATCTCCAGATGAAGACAATGATTGCAGGAGCATACTTAGTCGCGCATTAGATATTCCTGAATATTCTGGCCGAGTGAGGGGTAAGGGATTTGGAATCACTCCAACATCCTTGAAGATGAAAAAACAGAAGGCTCCTAGCAATAGAGAATTGCAGGAAACCTTGTATGCACTACAAGCTGAAGTCCGCGAATTGAAAAGGGAAAAAGAATTAAGAGAGCAAGCTTCAGGTTGTAAAGCTACTAGTGACAAAGGTAGTATCAGTTGTAATTTTCAACCGGATCTTCCAGag GGCATTTCACCTTGTCAACtctacttatcgtcaccgacttATCGGATGGTTGGAAAGGGAAAAGTGCATAACACTTTAGGAGAATTACTTCACACTAGACCGTTCCCTACTGGCTGTTTGAAAGTATCAGTTGACACTGCTTTAGAGAAGGATGCGTTATTACCGCATCCTGACGATTTTTCGGATGCCACATTGGTGGGAGATGCAATAGGTTCGTTTGTTGCATGGCCGTCAAGCCTAATTAGTGTAGATGATGAG ACTCCAACAAAATCCAAAGCAAAAGACAAGGAGCCTCCACGGAAAATCGAGTCAGTTGCATCAATAAAAGAG GAAATTGTGGAATAG
- the LOC131644494 gene encoding uncharacterized protein LOC131644494 isoform X3 — protein MDKKWMNANRLSKEYENGVLEFVKFAVEHVKDAGRMKCPCLGCCYGGRVDADGLKSHLLTHGIDRSYKCWIYHGEKINENVEPVEKSNTTTYAPDDNDTDTYDCDRVEEIAEALEEDLKDCPKRFERLVSDAEKPLYKGCSKFTRLSALTRESSSETFVPPHVSWKEARVGKDGVVKEDVQKVFEKCETLSQSISPDEDNDCRSILSRALDIPEYSGRVRGKGFGITPTSLKMKKQKAPSNRELQETLYALQAEVRELKREKELREQASGCKATSDKGSISCNFQPDLPEGISPCQLYLSSPTYRMVGKGKVHNTLGELLHTRPFPTGCLKVSVDTALEKDALLPHPDDFSDATLVGDAIGSFVAWPSSLISVDDETPTKSKAKDKEPPRKIESVASIKETEE, from the exons ATGGATAAAAAATGGATGAATGCCAATCGATTGTCAAAAGAGTACGAGAATGGGGTattggaattcgttaagtttgctgTTGAACACGTCAAAGACGCCGGTCGAATGAAATGTCCTTGTTTGGGTTGTTGTTATGGGGGTCGGGTTGATGCAGATGGATTGAAATCGCATTTACTGACGCATGGGATTGATCGAAGTTATAAGTGTTGGATATATCATGGTGAGAAAATTAACGAGAATGTTGAACCGGTGGAGAAAAGTAATACGACGACCTATGCTCCAGACGACAATGACACGGAtacatacgattgtgatcgagtcgaagagattgcagaagcactTGAAGAAGATCTTAAGGACTGTCCCAAAaggtttgagaggttggtaagcgatgcagagaaaccgctGTATAAAGGTTGCAGTAAATTCACAAGACTGTCTGCG TTAACAAGGGAGAGTAGTTCTGAAACATTTGTTCCACCACATGTTTCGTGGAAGGAAGCCCGTGTGGGAAAGGATGGAGTTGTCAAAGAAGATGttcaaaaagtttttgaaaaatgc GAGACTTTATCTCAGTCTATATCTCCAGATGAAGACAATGATTGCAGGAGCATACTTAGTCGCGCATTAGATATTCCTGAATATTCTGGCCGAGTGAGGGGTAAGGGATTTGGAATCACTCCAACATCCTTGAAGATGAAAAAACAGAAGGCTCCTAGCAATAGAGAATTGCAGGAAACCTTGTATGCACTACAAGCTGAAGTCCGCGAATTGAAAAGGGAAAAAGAATTAAGAGAGCAAGCTTCAGGTTGTAAAGCTACTAGTGACAAAGGTAGTATCAGTTGTAATTTTCAACCGGATCTTCCAGag GGCATTTCACCTTGTCAACtctacttatcgtcaccgacttATCGGATGGTTGGAAAGGGAAAAGTGCATAACACTTTAGGAGAATTACTTCACACTAGACCGTTCCCTACTGGCTGTTTGAAAGTATCAGTTGACACTGCTTTAGAGAAGGATGCGTTATTACCGCATCCTGACGATTTTTCGGATGCCACATTGGTGGGAGATGCAATAGGTTCGTTTGTTGCATGGCCGTCAAGCCTAATTAGTGTAGATGATGAG ACTCCAACAAAATCCAAAGCAAAAGACAAGGAGCCTCCACGGAAAATCGAGTCAGTTGCATCAATAAAAGAG
- the LOC131619334 gene encoding uncharacterized protein LOC131619334 isoform X2: protein MALWMEKGSEPLTETEKADLEAIAAIKESSAFELKEKGNQYVKMGKKHYSDAVDCYTRAINQNALTDSDTSILFSNRALVNLLLGNFRRALNDANDALKLQPSNIKAIYRAAKASFSLNLLDEAQDYCQMGLDLDPNNDELKKLDNQIGIKILENEKHEAEVSKAVADAKELVSAMESRGLKIGKAMYRELTGLKKPVLDKNNILHWPVLLLYAEVMSSDFIEDFCETDMFLDHLDMVFAEDQPLSWDVENNYKREFIELYYDAGSGPRLSKEKLLRYLLEGTAAASNVEGSGDEEKDAVEDLKQNTGSPKWIKVNERRTLHDVLKESKFIIPEIPVFYVVSKKSSFYSKFKDGSWAPPSV, encoded by the exons ATGGCGCTATGGATGGAAAAGGGTTCGGAGCCCTTGACCGAAACCGAGAAAGCAGACCTTGAAGCCATTGCTGCAATCAAAGAGTCTTCAGCCTTTGAACTCAAG GAAAAGGGTAACCAATATGTGAAGATGGGGAAGAAGCATTACTCTGATGCTGTTGATTGCTACACAAGGGCAATCAATCAGAATGCCTTGACTGATTCTGACACCTCTATTCTTTTTTCAAATAGAGCCCTTGTTAATTTGCTTCTTGGGAATTTCAGACGAGCACTTAATGATGCTAATGATGCACTCAAGTTGCAACCTTCAAACATAAAG GCGATTTATAGAGCTGCCAAAGCTTCTTTTTCATTGAATTTGTTGGATGAGGCACAAGACTATTGTCAAATGGGTCTTGATTTGGACCCTAATAATGATGAATTGAAGAAGCTTGACAATCAGATTGGTATTAAGATATTGGAGAATGAAAAACATGAAGCTGAAGTTTCTAAGGCTGTTGCAGATGCAAAG GAACTTGTTTCTGCAATGGAAAGTAGAGGCTTGAAGATTGGAAAGGCCATGTATCGAGAGCTCACTGGGTTAAAGAAACCTGTGTTAGACAAAAATAACATCCTTCATTGGCCTGTTCTTCTTCTGTATGCAGAGGTTATGTCCAGTGACTTCATTGAGGATTTCTGCGAGACTGACATGTTTTTGGATCACCTTGATATG GTATTTGCAGAAGATCAGCCGCTCTCATGGGATGTTGAAAACAATTACAAGCGTGAATTTATTGAGTTATATTATGAC GCTGGTTCTGGACCTCGTCTATCTAAGGAAAAACTCCTTCGTTATCTATTAGAGGGAACTGCTGCAGCTTCTAATGTGGAAGGTAGTggtgatgaagaaaaagatgcGGTTGAGGATCTTAAGCAAAACACGG GCTCCCCTAAATGGATCAAAGTAAATGAAAGGAGAACACTTCACGATGTTCTGAAAGAGTCTAAGTTCATCATTCCTGAGATCCCAG TCTTCTATGTCGTTTCTAAGAAATCTAGCTTTTATAGCAAATTCAAAGATGGAAGTTGGGCTCCTCCAAGTGTATGA
- the LOC131619334 gene encoding uncharacterized protein LOC131619334 isoform X1, with protein sequence MALWMEKGSEPLTETEKADLEAIAAIKESSAFELKEKGNQYVKMGKKHYSDAVDCYTRAINQNALTDSDTSILFSNRALVNLLLGNFRRALNDANDALKLQPSNIKAIYRAAKASFSLNLLDEAQDYCQMGLDLDPNNDELKKLDNQIGIKILENEKHEAEVSKAVADAKELVSAMESRGLKIGKAMYRELTGLKKPVLDKNNILHWPVLLLYAEVMSSDFIEDFCETDMFLDHLDMVFAEDQPLSWDVENNYKREFIELYYDKTYTSEAIFPLSPYSFFYQAGSGPRLSKEKLLRYLLEGTAAASNVEGSGDEEKDAVEDLKQNTGSPKWIKVNERRTLHDVLKESKFIIPEIPVFYVVSKKSSFYSKFKDGSWAPPSV encoded by the exons ATGGCGCTATGGATGGAAAAGGGTTCGGAGCCCTTGACCGAAACCGAGAAAGCAGACCTTGAAGCCATTGCTGCAATCAAAGAGTCTTCAGCCTTTGAACTCAAG GAAAAGGGTAACCAATATGTGAAGATGGGGAAGAAGCATTACTCTGATGCTGTTGATTGCTACACAAGGGCAATCAATCAGAATGCCTTGACTGATTCTGACACCTCTATTCTTTTTTCAAATAGAGCCCTTGTTAATTTGCTTCTTGGGAATTTCAGACGAGCACTTAATGATGCTAATGATGCACTCAAGTTGCAACCTTCAAACATAAAG GCGATTTATAGAGCTGCCAAAGCTTCTTTTTCATTGAATTTGTTGGATGAGGCACAAGACTATTGTCAAATGGGTCTTGATTTGGACCCTAATAATGATGAATTGAAGAAGCTTGACAATCAGATTGGTATTAAGATATTGGAGAATGAAAAACATGAAGCTGAAGTTTCTAAGGCTGTTGCAGATGCAAAG GAACTTGTTTCTGCAATGGAAAGTAGAGGCTTGAAGATTGGAAAGGCCATGTATCGAGAGCTCACTGGGTTAAAGAAACCTGTGTTAGACAAAAATAACATCCTTCATTGGCCTGTTCTTCTTCTGTATGCAGAGGTTATGTCCAGTGACTTCATTGAGGATTTCTGCGAGACTGACATGTTTTTGGATCACCTTGATATG GTATTTGCAGAAGATCAGCCGCTCTCATGGGATGTTGAAAACAATTACAAGCGTGAATTTATTGAGTTATATTATGAC AAAACTTATACTTCAGAAGCAATTTTCCCCCTCTCCCCTTATTCATTCTTTTATCAGGCTGGTTCTGGACCTCGTCTATCTAAGGAAAAACTCCTTCGTTATCTATTAGAGGGAACTGCTGCAGCTTCTAATGTGGAAGGTAGTggtgatgaagaaaaagatgcGGTTGAGGATCTTAAGCAAAACACGG GCTCCCCTAAATGGATCAAAGTAAATGAAAGGAGAACACTTCACGATGTTCTGAAAGAGTCTAAGTTCATCATTCCTGAGATCCCAG TCTTCTATGTCGTTTCTAAGAAATCTAGCTTTTATAGCAAATTCAAAGATGGAAGTTGGGCTCCTCCAAGTGTATGA
- the LOC131657926 gene encoding alcohol dehydrogenase class-3-like yields MPNFPSIAIWWFLDSSHKGLGAVWNTAKVEAGSIVAVFGLETVGLAVAEGAKAAGASRIIGIDIDSIKFERAKSFGVTEFINPKEHEKPIQQVIVDLTDGGVDYSFECIGNVSVMRAALECCHKY; encoded by the exons ATGCCTAATTTCCCATCAATTGCGATCTGGTGGTTTCTAGATTCTTCTCACAAAG GACTTGGAGCTGTATGGAACACTGCAAAGGTGGAAGCAGGGTCAATTGTAGCAGTTTTTGGTCTTGAAACTGTTGGGCTTGCT GTTGCTGAGGGTGCAAAAGCTGCTGGTGCATCAAGGATTATTGGCATAGATATTGATAGTATTAAGTTTGAAAGAG CAAAGAGCTTTGGAGTGACTGAGTTTATTAATCCAAAAGAACATGAGAAACCAATTCAGCAGGTCATAGTTGATCTCACAGACGGCGGAGTTGATTATAGTTTTGAATGCATTGGAAATGTATCGGTAATGAGGGCTGCTTTGGAATGCTGCCATAAG tattgA